The Cellulomonas flavigena DSM 20109 DNA segment CAGGACGCGGTGCGTCTCGGTCAGCGCGTCCGTGTCGTACGAGACCGCCACCAGCAGCCCCGCGGCCGCCGTGAGCCACGTCTGCGGCGGCAGCGGCACGCGCCACGCCTCGCTGCCGTCGGCGACGTGCAGCGCGACCAGGTCGTACGGCGTGGTGTGCCGGCCGCCCTGCCGCGCCAGCACGAGCAGGTGCCGCCCGTCGGTCAGGGGCGTTCCCGACGCCGTCGGCCGCGCGACGCGCCACAGCTCCTCACCGGTCGCGCCGTCGAACGTCACCACCGCGGCGGACGTGCCCACGTGCACCCGGCCCTCGAGCACCGTGACGTCCTGGGCGTCGACGACCGGCGCGCCCCACCGCGGCGACCCGTCGCGCGCGTCCCACGCCTGCAGCCCCGGGGTGCGCGTGAGGACGAGGCCGGGCACGCTGCCGTCGTCCACCACCACCGGGGCCGCGGAGCCGTCGAGCCGCACCTCGCCCGTGGGCGTCACGACGGTCGTCGTGGACCCGCTGCCCACCAGCACGGCACCCAGCGTGCGGGACACCACGACGCCCCGCGTGGCCACCTGACCCGTGAGCCCGCCCTGCGGCGCGTCGCCCACGGTGCGCAGCACCGCGCCGTCGGTCGAGACGAGCGTGACGGCACCACCGCGCGCGACGGCGAGCGTGCCGTCGTCGAGCAGCGCGGCGGCCGCTGTCGTCCCCGCGCCACTGCCCTCGGCCGTCGTGCTCCAGTGCTCCGTCCCGTCGCGCAGGCCCTGCGACGCGACGTGCAGCGTGCCGTCGACGTCGCCGACGAGCAGCACGTCGTCACCGCGGAGCGTCGGCCACTGCACCCACGCGGGGAGCTCGCGGTCGACCTGCACGGTGCCGTCGGCGGCGTCGACGACGACGAGGCGCGGCGCCGGCGGCCGGTCGGTGCCCGCGTCGTCGGCCGTGAGGAGGCACGCCACGTGCCCCGACCCGTCGGGCACGGCCGCGCAGCCCCCGGTGTCCGGCCACCACGGCGGCGCGGGCGCTGGCTCCCCGACGACGTCGAGCTCCCACCGCCGCTCGCCGGTCGTGGCGTCGAGGCCCACCAGCAGGGCCCCGCCGTCGTCGGCGACGTGCCGTGCGACGAGCACGGGCCCGACGCGCACCGCGCCGCCCACGAGCGTGCCGCGGTCCGGCTGCCACGCGACCTCGGGCGGCCCGTCGAGGGGTGCGACGACCCCCGGCAGCGCCGCCAGGGCGCCGAGCCGCGTGCGCTCGCGCTGGTCCGTGACGAGCTGGCCCCCGACGAGCGCGAGCACCGCGGCCACCGGGACGGCCAGCCACCACCACCACCTGCGCCGGCCGCCGGGGTGCGGGGCGTCGGCCGGGTCGGTGGCGCCCACGGGCGTGAGGTCGCCCAGCTCGACGTCGACCCGGCGTGCGCGTGGCATGCGCGCACGGTAACCCGCGGCGCCGACGTCCGGTGCGGCGGCCGGCCCGCTCAGCCGAGCACGGTGACGAGCGGGCCGCGCCCGCTCACCGACGCACCGAAGGTGTACGTGGCGAGCACGCCGTGGAACCCGCGGATCCCCGTGACCACCGCCGGCAGCTCGACCCGCCACGCCACGTCGCCGTCGGCGAGGTCGAGTGCCGCGACGACCTGCGGCCGGCTGTCGTCCCGCAGTGGTGCGAGCGCCAGCAGGTGCCGCCCGTCGGTCACCAGGCCGCTCTGCGGCAGCAGGCCGGACGTGCGCCACAGCTCGCCGCCCGTCGCGGCGTCGAGCGCGAGCACCTGCGTGCCGGACCCGACCAGCACGTGGCCGGGCAGGAGCGCCGCACCACCGTCGGTGACGCGCTGCTCCACGCTCCACACCGCGGTGCCGTCCGGGCGCCACGCGTGCAGCGTCGCGTCCTGCGCGGTGAGCACCAGACCGGGCGCGGCCGGGGCGTCCACCGTGGGGCGCAGGAACGCCCCGGGGACGCGCTCGACCCCCGCCGGCCGGGCCAGGAGCGTGCCACCGTCCGCCGTGCTGACGACGACCGCGTCACCCGCCGTGCCGACGACGCCGTCGGCGGACGCCAGGGGGACCTCGCGCCGGACCGTGCCCGTCGCGTCGAGCAGCCGCAGCGGGCCGGACGAGATGAGCGCGACGGCGTCCGTCGTCACGTGCAGCTCGACCGTGGACCCGAACGCCGTGGTCGTCGTCACCGGGAACGCCACGTCCCACGCGACCGTGCCGTCCGCGGTCAGCGCCCGCACGCGGGCCTCGCCGCCGCCCGTGCCGGCCAGCACCACGAGGTCGTCGAGCACGGCGAGCGCGCGGGACGTCAGCGGTTCGCCGGCCGCGTCGGACAGGTCGGTGACGACCGACCCGTCACGCGCGTCGAGGACCACGACACGCGTCGTCGTGGGGGCCTGCTGCGTGAGTGTCCCGCGGCCGACGAGCGAGACGGCGTCGTCCGCCAGGCAGACCACCTGCGCCGCCCCGGCCCCGAGCGCCCGGCACGCCCCGCGGCTCGTCAGCACCTCGCCCCCGGGCACCTCGGTGAGGCCGCGCCCGGTGACGAGCTCGGTCTCCCACGCCGTCGTCCCCGTCACGGGGTCGACGGCCCGGGCCACCTCGCGGCCGTCGAGCTGCTCCTGCACCGCCACCACGAGGCCCCCCGACGCCGCGGCGCTGTCGTACAGCAGCGTGTCGTCGCGCCGCTCGTCCAGCACGCGCACGGGCCCGTCGAGCAGGCCGACGACCCCCGGCCGGCCCGCGACGGCGGCGATGCGCTCACGCTCGCGGGACGTCACGACGCCCTGCGCGACGGCGCCGGCGGCCACCAGCGCCGCGACCAGCGCCGCGCCCACCACCCACGCGCGCCGGCGGGTGCGGCCGGGCCCGTCGTGCGCGTCCCCCCGTCCGGGCCCGCCGGCCGGCGGCGCGCCCGCGGGGGAGCCGTCGTCCTCGACGAGCTCGACGTCCCGCCTCGCACGGTCGCGCGCCACGGGGGCAGGCTAGCGCCGCGCCCACCCGCACGACGGGCCGTCGCACGTTCAGCCCAGGGCCGTGACGCTCCAGTCCTCGCCCTCGACGTCGTACGACAGCCCGACGATCACGCCGAACACCGCCTGCAGCTGGTCGACGCCCTCGGGCCACGGCGTCCGCCAGGCGACCTCACCGTCCGCGACGTCCAGCGCGACGAGGTCGAGTGCGGCCCCGTCGGCGCCCCGCTCCCGCACCAGCAGCACGCGCCCGTCGGCGAGCGGCGCCTGGTCGAGGACGAGGCCGTCGCGGCGCCACAGCTCGGCGCCCGTGCGCGCGTCGAACGTCACCAGCGCGTCGGCCCTGGTGGTGGCGTGGACGCGCCCGGCCAGGACCATGGCCGACCGCGTCACCTGCACGTCCGCGGACCACCGGCGCACGCCCTCGGCGTCCCAGCCGTGCAGGCCCTCGGCGTCGCTGGTCAGCACCAGCCGCGGGTCGCTGCCGTCGTCCACGTCCGCGCGCACCCGCCCCCCGGGTAGCTCGCCCACGTGGTCCGCACGCACGACCTTCGTGCCCTCGCCCCGCGCGACGACCTCCGACCCGACCTGCATGAGCGTCACCCGGTCGAGGCCCGTGCGGGCGAACGCGGTCGTGCCCTCGGCTCCCCCGAGGCTCTCGTCGTCCGCCAGCGGCACGGTGCGCACCGTCGCGCCCGTCGCGTCGAGCAGGCGCATCTCCTCCGCCGTGGCGACCACCAGGTGGTCACCCAGGGCGAGGACGTCGGCGCGCCGGAGACCGGGCAGCCCCGGCGCGGGCCGCGTCGACGGCGGCACCTCGGTCCGCCACGCCACGGACCCGTCCGGCGCGACGGCCACCACCCGCGTCGCGTCGTCGACCACGCTGCTCACCACCACGAGATCGCCCAGGGCGACGTACGCGGGCGCCGTCCCCGTCCCGGCGACGGCGTCGGACAGGTCCGCGACGACCGTGCCGTCCTGCGGGTCGAGCAGGACCAGCCGCACGACGGTCGGCGCGACGTACCGGATGTCGGTCGTCCGCTCGTCGAAGACCGTCATCGCGTCCGACGCGAGACACGCGAGGAGGTCACCCGCGGCGCCATGGCCCACGCAGGACGCGCCCGCCACGTCCTCGTTCGGTGCGGGGGCGGTGTCGCGAGGCGGCAGCAGCTCGCGCTCCCACACCACGTCACCGGTCGCCGGGTCCAGCGCCCGCACGACGCGCTCGCCCTGCGTGCCGGGCACGACGAGCAGGCCGTCGGGCGTGCGCGCCGACGCCCACAGGACCTCCTCGCGGTCGGACGTCCACAGGACCTGCGGCGGACCGTCGAGCGGCGCGAGGGCGGTCCGCGACGCGGCCAGGACCGCGAGGCGCTCGCGCTCGCGGGCGTCCTGGCGCACCTCGCCGACCACCGCGACCGTGGCGAGCACGACGACGAGCACGGCGGCGAGGGTGATCGCGCGGCGTCGGCCCCGGAGCGGCTGGGGTGGGTCGGCCGGTCCGGGTGCGCCGGCGTCCGTGCCGTCGCCGCTGCCCCCGTCGACGTCGTCGTCGACGAGCTCGACGTGCGTCCTCGCGCCGCGGCGTGCCACGCGGGCAGGCTAGCGCGTGCGCCCGCTCGGCCGGGGACCCGGGCCGCTGGAGCCGCGCGCGGACGTCAGGAGCCGCGGCGGGTCGTCC contains these protein-coding regions:
- a CDS encoding PQQ-binding-like beta-propeller repeat protein, which encodes MPRARRVDVELGDLTPVGATDPADAPHPGGRRRWWWWLAVPVAAVLALVGGQLVTDQRERTRLGALAALPGVVAPLDGPPEVAWQPDRGTLVGGAVRVGPVLVARHVADDGGALLVGLDATTGERRWELDVVGEPAPAPPWWPDTGGCAAVPDGSGHVACLLTADDAGTDRPPAPRLVVVDAADGTVQVDRELPAWVQWPTLRGDDVLLVGDVDGTLHVASQGLRDGTEHWSTTAEGSGAGTTAAAALLDDGTLAVARGGAVTLVSTDGAVLRTVGDAPQGGLTGQVATRGVVVSRTLGAVLVGSGSTTTVVTPTGEVRLDGSAAPVVVDDGSVPGLVLTRTPGLQAWDARDGSPRWGAPVVDAQDVTVLEGRVHVGTSAAVVTFDGATGEELWRVARPTASGTPLTDGRHLLVLARQGGRHTTPYDLVALHVADGSEAWRVPLPPQTWLTAAAGLLVAVSYDTDALTETHRVLR
- a CDS encoding PQQ-binding-like beta-propeller repeat protein; its protein translation is MARDRARRDVELVEDDGSPAGAPPAGGPGRGDAHDGPGRTRRRAWVVGAALVAALVAAGAVAQGVVTSRERERIAAVAGRPGVVGLLDGPVRVLDERRDDTLLYDSAAASGGLVVAVQEQLDGREVARAVDPVTGTTAWETELVTGRGLTEVPGGEVLTSRGACRALGAGAAQVVCLADDAVSLVGRGTLTQQAPTTTRVVVLDARDGSVVTDLSDAAGEPLTSRALAVLDDLVVLAGTGGGEARVRALTADGTVAWDVAFPVTTTTAFGSTVELHVTTDAVALISSGPLRLLDATGTVRREVPLASADGVVGTAGDAVVVSTADGGTLLARPAGVERVPGAFLRPTVDAPAAPGLVLTAQDATLHAWRPDGTAVWSVEQRVTDGGAALLPGHVLVGSGTQVLALDAATGGELWRTSGLLPQSGLVTDGRHLLALAPLRDDSRPQVVAALDLADGDVAWRVELPAVVTGIRGFHGVLATYTFGASVSGRGPLVTVLG
- a CDS encoding PQQ-binding-like beta-propeller repeat protein, which encodes MARRGARTHVELVDDDVDGGSGDGTDAGAPGPADPPQPLRGRRRAITLAAVLVVVLATVAVVGEVRQDARERERLAVLAASRTALAPLDGPPQVLWTSDREEVLWASARTPDGLLVVPGTQGERVVRALDPATGDVVWERELLPPRDTAPAPNEDVAGASCVGHGAAGDLLACLASDAMTVFDERTTDIRYVAPTVVRLVLLDPQDGTVVADLSDAVAGTGTAPAYVALGDLVVVSSVVDDATRVVAVAPDGSVAWRTEVPPSTRPAPGLPGLRRADVLALGDHLVVATAEEMRLLDATGATVRTVPLADDESLGGAEGTTAFARTGLDRVTLMQVGSEVVARGEGTKVVRADHVGELPGGRVRADVDDGSDPRLVLTSDAEGLHGWDAEGVRRWSADVQVTRSAMVLAGRVHATTRADALVTFDARTGAELWRRDGLVLDQAPLADGRVLLVRERGADGAALDLVALDVADGEVAWRTPWPEGVDQLQAVFGVIVGLSYDVEGEDWSVTALG